GGCATTATTGTTCCCCCGGATGATTATCTTCCCCGCATCAGAGAATTATGTGACCACTATCACGCGCTATTGATTTGTGATGAGGTTCAGACCGGCTTAGGGCGTACTGGCAAGATGTTTGCTTCCGAACATTATGGAGTTGTTCCGGATATTATCACTACTGCCAAAGCCCTGGGGGGCGGAGTCATGCCGATTGGCGCCTTTACCGCTCGTCCGGCAGTCTGGGATCGCCTGATTGTCAGTCCGTTCCTGCACACGTCGACTTTCGGCGGCAATCCTCTTGCCTGTGCTGCTGCCTGCGCTACCCTTCAGGTGCTGCAGGATGAAAACTTGTCGGAACGGGCCGCCCGGCTGGGAGACTATTTTACCGCTAAACTGAAACAGCTGCAGCTTGAATATCCCAATGTTATTAAAGAAGTTCGCGGTAAAGGGCTGATGATCGGCATTGAACTCACCAAAGAAGGGATTGGCGGGTTGGTCATGTCTGAGATGGTTAATCGCGGCATTCTGGTGGCATATACCTTAAATAATCCCAAGGTGATACGAATTGAACCACCTTTAATCATTCAAGCCGAACAAATTGATTTTGTCGCGGAAGCTCTTGCGGCCACAGCGGGATTGGCGGATCAAATGTTAGAAGACTTATAGTGCCAGAAGGGAGAGTGAGGACAATGCCTTATGTGGAAGTTACCCTGCCAGTCCGGTGCGATCGGGAAAAAATTTACCCGATCATTAAAGATATGGAGAAATACCCTCAATTCATGAAGGACCTGGAAAGTGTTGAGGTTTTGGAGCGAAAAGACAACACCACCCTCACCAAATGGGTTTCCAATGTGGATGGCCGGATTATCCGCTGGACGGAACAGGATGTTTTCGATGATCCTAATATGCATATCTCCTATCGCCAAATTGAAGGAGACCTTAATAAATTTGAAGGAGAATGGGTTTTGACCCCCATTGACGACGGAACCGAGATCAAGCTGACCGTGGATTTTGAGTTTGGCATCCCGATGATTGCCGGTCTGTTAAACCCCATTCTCAAAAAAAAGGTAAGGGATAATAGCATGAACATGCTCGTTGCTATCAAAGAAAGAATGGAACAGACTATCTAAAATGGTTGCCAAGGCGAATTTTGAGCGGATATTTATCCTGTGGAGTCTTGTGAAATCTGAGTAAAACACTTATAATTGAAATACGTACACAGATGGGAGGGATAGCTGCGAAACCGACGAGTTGCTAAACCTTGCTTTTGATAAATTGACAGACATCACTTGTTTGGAGGTGTTCAGCGGTTGAATTCATTGAAAACGACTGTTTTGCTCGCTGCATTAACCGGTCTCTTGCTGGCCATCGGGAATTTATTTGGCGGGACTCAAGGTATGACCTTTATGCTTTTGGTCTCGGTATTGATGAATTTCTTCAGCTACTGGTATAGCGATAAAATCGTACTAAAGATGTATGGGGCCAGAGAGGTTACCATGGATCAGGCGCCTGACCTGGTACGGATGGTGGACCGTTTGACTCAAACCGCGGGTATGCCTATGCCGCGAGTCTATATTATTAACACGGATACTCCCAACGCCTTCGCCACCGGACGGGATCCAGAGCATGCGGCAGTGGCGGTTACCACCAGTATTATGCGCGCCTTGACTTACGAGGAACTGGAAGGGGTGCTGGCTCACGAACTGGCTCATATCCAAAATCGAGACACCTTAATCAGTACGGTGGTGGCCACCATTGCGGGTGTCATCACCATGATTGCCAATATTGCCCAATGGGCGGCCATATTCGGTCTCGGGCGAGGCAATGACAACGAGGATAACGGCATTGGCGGCATCCTTGAATTTGTCATTCTGGTAGTGGTGGCCCCCCTGGCTGCTACCTTGATCCAGCTTGGCATATCCCGTACCAGAGAATTTCAGGCCGATGCCACCGGGGCTAAATTTTGCGGCAAGCCGCTGGCGCTGGCCAGTGCACTGCAAAAAATTGAGTATTACGCCAAACACAGAGTGATGCCGGAGGCAACTCCCTCTACTTCACACATGTTCATCGTAAATCCGTTCAGCGGCGCCGGCAGCTGGATGACCAGCCTGTTCAGCACTCACCCGTCGACGGAACAACGTGTGGCGAAGTTACAGGAACTAGCCCGCCAGATGCGATAGGGAACCGTTGGAAATGGCCCATCTGCGTCACTTCAGCTTCCTGCGGGCGCGACGTGTCCTGCGAACATAGTCACGCACGTCCTCGTCACGCTGTATCGTAATTCGCGACTTCTCGGGAGAGTGATGATAGTGGATGCTTTCTCACAAGCCAAAAAAGTCGTCTGAGTTTTTCACCAGTATGGAAACGCAAGCGTTTCTCTTATCTAGCATCTGAACCTTTTTGAACGGTTCCAGATCCGAGGCTGCAGATGGGTTTTATGATGGGCTCTTACGCAACCCCTGGAAGAAAAATCTTTCAGGGGTTTTTCCGGTGTCTTGTTCGTACATACTAATAAGGATGTATTAAGGAGGGATATGATGGATGCTGGGTTAGAATGGTTCAAACGACTGACTGAGGCGCCGGGAATCTCGGGATATGAAAGCCGGGTAAAGAATGTCTTAAAAGAGAGATTGTCAGGAGTGGCTGATCTGTCCTATGATCACATTGGCAGCGTATTGTTTCGTAAACAGGGTGACCAACCGGCGCCCAGGATTATGCTGGCAACCCATATGGATGAAATCGGCTTTCTGGTTAAACATATAACCAAAGAAGGCTTCCTTAAATTTACGACCATTGGCGGTTGGTGGGAGCAGGTTATGCTGGGACAGCGGGTAACAGTGCTGGCTAAAAATCAGGATATTCCCGGCGTGATCGGCAGTAAACCGCCTCATATTCTTAGCGCCGAAGAACGGAAGAAAGTTGTTCAGAAAAAGGAAATGTATATTGATGTGGGGGCCAAAGACGAGCAGGAAGTGCGAGAAAAGATGGGGATCAAACCGGGAGACGCAGTGGTTCCCTATAGCGAGTTTGCGGTTATGGCCAATGAAAAAATGCTGATGGCTAAGGCATGGGATAACCGGATTGGCTGCGCCATTATGGTTGATGTGCTAGAACAGTTGGGCAAAATATCCCATCCCAATACAGTATATGGTGCGGCTACCGTGCAGGAGGAAGTGGGCTTGAGAGGCGCTAAAACCAGCGCGGCCATGGTTGATCCGGACATTGCCTTCGTGATTGATACCTGTGTGGCTGGTGACACTCCCGGGGTTACGGATGACCAAGCCTCCAGTAAACTCGGCAAAGGTGCGGCTGTTTCGATTTATGACTCCAGCTTGATTCCCCATATTCCGTTGCGGGATTATGTCATTGAAACCGCGGAAAGTGAAAAGATACCTTATCAACTGGAATTCACCGAAGGCGGCGGAACAGACGCCGGCCGTATTCATCTGCACAGC
This genomic stretch from Acetonema longum DSM 6540 harbors:
- a CDS encoding aspartate aminotransferase family protein — its product is MSVSHETELTIEKYEKYINPSLARLFRFMGLNSVEGEAEGVFIRDTDGKQFLDCLGGYGVFSLGHRHPKVVEAVREQLDQMPLSSKVLFSKTMADLAEMLAAITPGDLQYSFFCNSGAEAVEGALKLARLHTGRSKVIATVNSFHGKTFGALSATGRDLFREPFQPLMQGFCHAPFGDIQTLEKIIDKETAAVIMEPIQGEGGIIVPPDDYLPRIRELCDHYHALLICDEVQTGLGRTGKMFASEHYGVVPDIITTAKALGGGVMPIGAFTARPAVWDRLIVSPFLHTSTFGGNPLACAAACATLQVLQDENLSERAARLGDYFTAKLKQLQLEYPNVIKEVRGKGLMIGIELTKEGIGGLVMSEMVNRGILVAYTLNNPKVIRIEPPLIIQAEQIDFVAEALAATAGLADQMLEDL
- a CDS encoding type II toxin-antitoxin system RatA family toxin, with product MPYVEVTLPVRCDREKIYPIIKDMEKYPQFMKDLESVEVLERKDNTTLTKWVSNVDGRIIRWTEQDVFDDPNMHISYRQIEGDLNKFEGEWVLTPIDDGTEIKLTVDFEFGIPMIAGLLNPILKKKVRDNSMNMLVAIKERMEQTI
- the htpX gene encoding zinc metalloprotease HtpX — translated: MNSLKTTVLLAALTGLLLAIGNLFGGTQGMTFMLLVSVLMNFFSYWYSDKIVLKMYGAREVTMDQAPDLVRMVDRLTQTAGMPMPRVYIINTDTPNAFATGRDPEHAAVAVTTSIMRALTYEELEGVLAHELAHIQNRDTLISTVVATIAGVITMIANIAQWAAIFGLGRGNDNEDNGIGGILEFVILVVVAPLAATLIQLGISRTREFQADATGAKFCGKPLALASALQKIEYYAKHRVMPEATPSTSHMFIVNPFSGAGSWMTSLFSTHPSTEQRVAKLQELARQMR
- a CDS encoding M42 family metallopeptidase, with product MDAGLEWFKRLTEAPGISGYESRVKNVLKERLSGVADLSYDHIGSVLFRKQGDQPAPRIMLATHMDEIGFLVKHITKEGFLKFTTIGGWWEQVMLGQRVTVLAKNQDIPGVIGSKPPHILSAEERKKVVQKKEMYIDVGAKDEQEVREKMGIKPGDAVVPYSEFAVMANEKMLMAKAWDNRIGCAIMVDVLEQLGKISHPNTVYGAATVQEEVGLRGAKTSAAMVDPDIAFVIDTCVAGDTPGVTDDQASSKLGKGAAVSIYDSSLIPHIPLRDYVIETAESEKIPYQLEFTEGGGTDAGRIHLHSRGVPSLVISIPTRYIHSHNSIIHRDDYEAAVKLLVAVLRKLDETAYHKLLG